From a single Maylandia zebra isolate NMK-2024a linkage group LG3, Mzebra_GT3a, whole genome shotgun sequence genomic region:
- the trim2b gene encoding tripartite motif-containing protein 2, with amino-acid sequence MEAHQHSPDSSSEECTVLEAPPGKNACPQHAGKVADLYCSACKCALCEDCLPNHAEHPKVALSQALEQHRNNLQERLGTVQDRLPQISDVLSFVKEILQQLTNQRASIEEDIQSSFEDLHKQLDVRKSVLLMELEVTYGLKQKVLQAQIDSLLRGEGDITTTCTQAEEALAGDPCVASLQVERELWERLGELAGLGLPCQPEENDQLDLVMETDGLRKSIHNLGTIVTTSAVASQSEAMGAGLEQCIVGHPASVTIVTRDKSGGACKSGNAILSAEVFTPDGSIVDGEIVDHKNGTYEFVYTVPKEGDFSLALRLYDQHIKGSPFKLTVTKTLEAELDVSPSTTTATNSAANATPSTGSSEGAKRRGKSPGQKKKGSKRASSALGTPRRKTQNPIEDDLIFRIGTKGRNKGEFTNLQGVAASSNGRILIADSNNQCVQIFSNEGEFKSRFGVRGRSPGQLQRPTGVAVHPSGDIIIADYDNKWVSIFSCEGKFKAKLGSGRLMGPKGVSVDQNGHVIVVDNKACTVFIFQLTGKLITKFGSRGNGDKQFAGPHFAAVNKNNEIIVTDFHNHSVKVFTLEGELVLKFGSNGEGNGQFNAPTGVAVDINGNIIVADWGNSRIQVFDGSGSFLSYINTSADPLYGPQGLALTSDGHVVVADSGNHCFKVYRYLQ; translated from the exons ATGGAGGCCCACCAACACTCCCCAGATAGCAGCAGTGAGGAGTGCACCGTCCTGGAGGCTCCACCTGGCAAAAACGCCTGCCCACAACATGCAGGGAAG GTTGCTGACTTGTACTGCTCTGCCTGCAAGTGCGCTCTGTGTGAGGACTGTCTTCCCAACCATGCAGAACACCCTAAGGTGGCCCTCAGCCAGGCCCTCGAGCAGCACCGCAACAACCTGCAGGAAAGACTGGGCACTGTTCAGGACAG ACTCCCTCAGATTTCAGATGTACTGTCCTTTGTTAAAGAGATCCTCCAGCAGCTGACCAATCAGAGGGCTTCCATTGAAGAGGACATTCAATCGAGCTTCGAGGACTTACACAAGCAGCTGGATGTTCGAAAGAGTGTACTGCTGATGGAGCTGGAAGTTACATACGGACTCAAACAGAAG GTTCTCCAAGCCCAGATAGACAGCCTTCTACGGGGAGAGGGGGACATCACAACCACCTGTACCCAGGCAGAGGAGGCTCTGGCTGGAGATCCCTGTGTGGCGAGCCTGCAGGTGGAACGAGAGCTGTGGGAGAGGCTGGGTGAGCTTGCTGGTCTTGGTTTGCCATGCCAGCCGGAAGAGAACGACCAGCTGGATCTGGTGATGGAGACAGATGGGCTGAGGAAGTCCATACACAACCTGGGGACTATTGTTACAACCAG TGCGGTGGCAAGCCAGAGCGAAGCCATGGGTGCAGGTCTTGAGCAATGCATTGTTGGGCATCCTGCCTCTGTTACCATTGTAACAAGAGACAAGTCAGGGGGAGCCTGCAAGAGTGGAAATGCGATCCTCTCTGCTGAG GTATTCACACCAGACGGCAGCATAGTAGATGGTGAGATAGTGGACCACAAGAACGGGACATATGAATTTGTGTACACGGTGCCAAAGGAGGGTGACTTCTCACTGGCTCTCCGTTTGTATGACCAGCACATCAAAGGAAGTCCCTTCAAACTGACTGTCACCAAGACTCTAGAGGCTGAACTAGAC GTTTCTCCCTCTACAACAACGGCAACCAACTCAGCAGCCAATGCTACGCCATCGACTGGCTCATCTGAAGGAGCAAAGAGACGAGGAAAGTCACCTGGTCAGAAGAAGAAAGGCTCAAAGAGGGCCAGCAGTGCCCTTGGTACCCCACGGCGCAAAACTCAGAACCCCATTGAGGACGACCTCATTTTTAGGATCG GAACAAAGGGAAGGAATAAAGGAGAGTTCACCAATCTTCAAGGAGTAGCTGCCTCTTCCAATGGTAGGATACTGATCGCTGACAGCAACAATCAGTGTGTCCAG ATTTTCAGCAATGAGGGAGAATTTAAGAGTCGTTTTGGAGTGCGGGGACGATCGCCAGGTCAGCTACAGCGTCCGACTGGTGTAGCTGTGCACCCCAGTGGTGACATCATTATTGCTGACTACGACAATAAGTGGGTCAGCATTTTCTCCTGTGAGGGCAAATTCAAG GCAAAACTTGGCTCTGGCAGACTCATGGGACCAAAGGGTGTGTCTGTGGACCAAAACGGACATGTTATTGTGGTTGACAACAAAGCTTGTACTGTCTTCATCTTTCAGCTGACTGGAAAGCTTATTACCAAGTTTGGAAGCAGGGGCAATGGTGACAAGCAGTTTGCAG GTCCACACTTTGCAGCAGtgaacaaaaacaatgaaatcaTTGTGACAGACTTCCATAATCACTCTGTTAAG GTTTTCACGCTTGAAGGAGAGCTTGTACTGAAATTTGGTTCAAATGGGGAAGGAAACGGCCAGTTCAATGCTCCCACTGGTGTAGCAGTGGATATTAATGGGAACATCATTGTAGCTGACTGGGGCAATAGCAGAATACAG GTGTTTGATGGCAGTGGCTCCTTCCTGTCCTATATCAACACATCAGCAGACCCTCTTTATGGACCCCAAGGTCTGGCTCTGACTTCAGATGGACACGTTGTAGTGGCTGACTCTGGCAATCATTGCTTTAAAGTCTACCGCTACCTACAATGA